Proteins found in one Nitrosopumilus maritimus SCM1 genomic segment:
- a CDS encoding pyruvoyl-dependent arginine decarboxylase — MLDLVAKKLFLTRGKGIHEDRLTSFEYALRDAGIAGTNLVLISSIFPPKAKLISRKEGLQQIKPGQILFTIYSKNQTNEPHRMCSASVGIAQPKDKDRYGYLSEYEAFGQTETQAGDYAEDIAAQMLASSLGIPFDVDKNWDEKRQQWKISGEIYKTQNITQQTRGDKDGKWTTVFAAAVLLV; from the coding sequence ATGCTGGATTTAGTTGCAAAGAAATTATTTCTTACAAGAGGAAAAGGAATTCATGAAGATAGATTAACCAGTTTTGAATATGCTTTGAGGGATGCCGGTATTGCAGGTACCAACTTAGTATTGATTTCCAGTATATTTCCACCAAAGGCAAAACTAATTTCAAGAAAAGAGGGGTTACAACAAATCAAACCTGGGCAGATTTTGTTTACAATTTATTCAAAGAATCAGACTAATGAACCTCATAGAATGTGTTCTGCATCTGTAGGAATCGCACAACCTAAGGACAAAGACAGATATGGTTATTTGTCTGAATACGAAGCCTTTGGGCAAACCGAAACCCAAGCAGGTGATTATGCTGAAGACATTGCAGCACAAATGTTGGCCTCTTCATTAGGTATTCCATTTGATGTTGATAAGAACTGGGATGAAAAAAGACAACAATGGAAAATATCTGGAGAAATTTACAAGACTCAAAACATTACTCAGCAAACACGTGGTGACAAAGATGGTAAATGGACTACTGTTTTTGCCGCAGCAGTACTTTTAGTATGA